ACTGGAAAATCCTGTCCGGCATGTACAAGTTCAAAGCGACCAGCCACACCTTTTATTTTACTCAAAGATTGCATCGCTTGATCGATATCTTTCTTGAGTACAAAAGCAGTCGCTAAAGCAGCTAAAATATTATAAATACTAAACTTACCAATCATCTGCGCGTGCATATTTTTTTTACCAACTGGTGTCAAAAGTTCAAATGTAGAGCCCTCTCCTGTGGTGCGAATATTCACAGCTCTAAAATCCGCATCAGAATCAACCGCATAAGTAACAATAGGCGCACTCGTTGCTCTTTGCATCGTTTTTGAAACAGGATCATCCGCATTTAAAACGGCATATTTAGGGTGAACCTCTTGATAACGATTGCCAAGTTGCGCAAAAAGCAGGCTCTTCGCGTAAGCATATTCTTCCATTGTTTGATGATAATCTAAGTGATCCTGCGATAGATTAGTAAAAACAGCTACATCATAATCACTACCATACACTCGACTTTGAACAAGCGCATGTGATGAAACTTCCATAACACTACTTGTCACCTTTTTATCAAGCATTTCGCGAAATGTTTTTTGTAAAGTCAAACTATCCGGCGTTGTATTTTTTGTATGATAAATCTCGCCAGCAATTTTGCGATACATTGTTCCAATTAAACCGGTGATTTCACCACTATCTACCAAAATTTGTTCCACTAGATGGCTAACAGTTGTTTTCCCATTTGTGCCTGTAATGCCAACTAATGTCATCTTCTGGCTTGGTTGATTATAAAAGCGATCTGCTAGAATGGCCATCACACGCTTTGTATCACGAACAATTAGAACAGGCGCAGAAACATCTACTGGTCTTTCTGCAAGGATTAATGCTGCCCCATTTTTAGCTGCTTGTTCAGCAAACTGATGGCCATCCACAACTTCTCCGTCAATACAAATAAAAAGTGTTCCTGCTGTTACTAGCCTACTATCTTGTTCAATCTTGCTAATTTCCATTTCAAGATTAACCTTTCCGTAATAAAGCGGTAATGCCTTAAGCAAATCTTTTAATTTCACAACGATTACATCTCCTCTAAGTTTATTTTACAAGCAGGTTGTTTTTGCTAAAATAAAGAAGCTAAATAAAGATCCTTTTCTATCTTAGCAAAAACAACGGTTGATTTTCAAAGGTTAATTATAAATGAAATAAACCGATATCAAGCGTCACACTTGCAAAACAAAGCTTAAAACAAGACGCCTTCACTCGGTTTATTTCATTTATATTTCGCAAAAATTACCCACCACCAGTTAGTAAATCGCCTAATCCTTGATTTTCTTGAATATCTGTATCACGTTTGTTTTTTTCGACATCATTGCTATCTTTATTTTGATTAAAAATAGCTAGTTCTTCTGGCTCTCCTAATTCAATAGCCATTTTAGTGCTCGTGTTCATCACTGTTCCAGCTGAAACGCTTTGTTTCGCGACATAGCCACTTCCTTTAAAAGTAAATGGGATGCCGGTGATCTCTGAGACTTTAAGGACATCATCTTTTGGCCAATTCATCATATTTGGGACCGTCATTTCACCGTCCGTCATGAGAATCACGCGTTGATTTTGTAAAACCTTACTATTTTCAGCTGGAAGTTGCTGAACAATTTTCTTTCCACTTCCGATAATAATCGGCGTCAGATCCTGTTTTTCAATGGCTTTTTTAGCCTCATCAACTGTTTTGGATGTTACTTTAGGCACGTCTTTTGTTGCCAATTTTTTTTGCTCTGTAGGCTTAATATTCATATACTGCAAACTATTTTTCATTACTGGATTAAAAACATCCGCAACCGCTTGCCCACCTGTTTCACTTCCGTTTAGTTTAGGCTGTTGCATCGTGACATACATAACAATCTCTGGATCATCTGCTGGTGCCATCCCCATGAAAGAAAAAATATAATTATCTGAGCCTGTCATATATTTTCCTGTTTTAGGATCAGGAATTTGTGATGTTCCTGTTTTCCCAGCTACTTTATAGCCTGGGAGAGCATACAGCTTACCAGTTCCATGCTCCCCGCTAACAACCTTTTCCAACTCTGCTCGCGTCTTTTTCGCTGTTTCCGCCGAGATGGGTTCACCAGTTGTTTTCGGTGCTGTTTTTGTTTCTTTATTTGTATTTGGATCTTTAATAGAAGAAACAACGTATGGAAGTTTCATTTTACCATCGCTTGCAATGGCAGATGCTCCTTGCAACATTTGCATCATCGAAACCGTTGTTCCTTGTCCAAAAACTGTTGTTACTTTTTCAACAGGATACTTATACAAGATTCTTCCACTAGCTTCATTTGGAAGTCGAATCCCTGTTTTTTGACCAAAACCAAACTTACTTAAATAATCTTTAAATTTGTCGGTCCCCATCTTGTTAAGCAACTTCGCAAAAGCAACGTTACTTGAGCGCTCTACTCCTTCTTCAAACGGGATCGATCCCCAACCCACGCCATTATTGTGGTCATGAATAGAAATGTCCCCTACTTTATAAATCCCTGATTGATAATATTCTTTCGGATTGTAGACACCTAAGCTAATGGCAGAAGCTAGAGAAAAGATTTTCATAACAGAACCAGGTTCATAAGCGGATTCTACAGGTAAATCTTGCCAAACACCAGCTGAACTGTTATTTAAACCAGACCGGTCCGCTGGGTTAAAGGATGGTCTTTGGCTTAACGCTAAGATTTCACCCGTTTTGGGATTCATCACAACAGCCATCATATTTGCTGGCTGATATTTTGCATTCGCCGCAGTCATTGTATCCTCTAGGAATGTCTGAATCTTTTTGTCGATCGTAAGCTTAATATCGCTACCGTCTTTTGCCTTGGTGACATTTTTTTTGGCATTAGGTAAAATATAACCAGAACTATCCGTGTTAAAGTTAACTTTGCCATTTTTCCCCGCAAGAATATGGTCGTAGCTTTTTTCAAGCCCCATTTTTCCAGAAAGAGAAATTTCACCATTTTTCTTTTCTTCTTGCTGAGCAAAGCCAATTAACTGTGTCGCAAAAGTTCCATTTGGGTAAAAACGCTGTGGTGTTTTAGTGAAAAGTAAACCCTGTAATTTTGCTTGATCAATTTTATTTTTGGTTTCAATCGAAATATTTTTACCAGCTTTACCAAATTCTACCTGATAAACGTCTTTTTTATTTAATTTTTTTAGAATTTCTGATTGGCTCATTGAAATATTTTTTGCTAAAACTTCTGCTGTTTTTTCTTTGTCTTTAACATACATTGGATTTTTCTTGCCATCTTGTGTCTTATTAGCAACGACTGCAGCTAACGTATAAGTGGTCGTATCCTCTGCAATCACTGCACCTTTTTGATCCAAAATTGAACCTCGTTTTGCTTCAATTACTTCACTGTTTCTGTGTTGTTTAGCTGCTTCTGCTGCTAGAGGCTGCCCATTTGCATAGCCGGTAATTTGTAAATAAAGAAAACGGCCAGTTACAATCAAGAAAAGTGCGGCAAAAAAACTAAAAAGTACAAGTGCCCCTCTCCTCATGTTTCCTATACGCCGTTTCACTTGCCACCCACTACTTTCACGTTATTTTCGTTAAGTTTTAAACCTTTTTCTTTTGCTTTTTTTAAGATTCTTTCATATTTGCTAAGGTCTTTCACCTGCGTGTTTAATTCACTGTTTTGTTTCTGTTGGTCAGTAACTTTTGCTTCACTTGCTTGAATATCCTTATTTACATTATACATAGATGCTTGCATGCCAATAATTTGGAATGCTAAGAAAGCAATAACTAGAGCTGCTACTACGATAATTATTTTTTCTCCTAATGTTACTTGACCACGTTTTAAAATTTGTTTTTTTGGCTTTTCGGTATGTATTTGCTCTCTTTCCAAATGACTTTTGTAGGCAACATTGCTCATACTTATCAACTCCTACTTCTTAAATTCGTTCAATCACTCGTAATTTCGCTGAACGTGCGCGATTATTTGCTTTAATTTCAGCTTCATTTGGGATAATGGGCTTTTTTACAGCC
This DNA window, taken from Listeria sp. PSOL-1, encodes the following:
- the ftsL gene encoding cell division protein FtsL, with the translated sequence MSNVAYKSHLEREQIHTEKPKKQILKRGQVTLGEKIIIVVAALVIAFLAFQIIGMQASMYNVNKDIQASEAKVTDQQKQNSELNTQVKDLSKYERILKKAKEKGLKLNENNVKVVGGK
- a CDS encoding penicillin-binding protein encodes the protein MKRRIGNMRRGALVLFSFFAALFLIVTGRFLYLQITGYANGQPLAAEAAKQHRNSEVIEAKRGSILDQKGAVIAEDTTTYTLAAVVANKTQDGKKNPMYVKDKEKTAEVLAKNISMSQSEILKKLNKKDVYQVEFGKAGKNISIETKNKIDQAKLQGLLFTKTPQRFYPNGTFATQLIGFAQQEEKKNGEISLSGKMGLEKSYDHILAGKNGKVNFNTDSSGYILPNAKKNVTKAKDGSDIKLTIDKKIQTFLEDTMTAANAKYQPANMMAVVMNPKTGEILALSQRPSFNPADRSGLNNSSAGVWQDLPVESAYEPGSVMKIFSLASAISLGVYNPKEYYQSGIYKVGDISIHDHNNGVGWGSIPFEEGVERSSNVAFAKLLNKMGTDKFKDYLSKFGFGQKTGIRLPNEASGRILYKYPVEKVTTVFGQGTTVSMMQMLQGASAIASDGKMKLPYVVSSIKDPNTNKETKTAPKTTGEPISAETAKKTRAELEKVVSGEHGTGKLYALPGYKVAGKTGTSQIPDPKTGKYMTGSDNYIFSFMGMAPADDPEIVMYVTMQQPKLNGSETGGQAVADVFNPVMKNSLQYMNIKPTEQKKLATKDVPKVTSKTVDEAKKAIEKQDLTPIIIGSGKKIVQQLPAENSKVLQNQRVILMTDGEMTVPNMMNWPKDDVLKVSEITGIPFTFKGSGYVAKQSVSAGTVMNTSTKMAIELGEPEELAIFNQNKDSNDVEKNKRDTDIQENQGLGDLLTGGG
- a CDS encoding UDP-N-acetylmuramoyl-L-alanyl-D-glutamate--2,6-diaminopimelate ligase — its product is MKLKDLLKALPLYYGKVNLEMEISKIEQDSRLVTAGTLFICIDGEVVDGHQFAEQAAKNGAALILAERPVDVSAPVLIVRDTKRVMAILADRFYNQPSQKMTLVGITGTNGKTTVSHLVEQILVDSGEITGLIGTMYRKIAGEIYHTKNTTPDSLTLQKTFREMLDKKVTSSVMEVSSHALVQSRVYGSDYDVAVFTNLSQDHLDYHQTMEEYAYAKSLLFAQLGNRYQEVHPKYAVLNADDPVSKTMQRATSAPIVTYAVDSDADFRAVNIRTTGEGSTFELLTPVGKKNMHAQMIGKFSIYNILAALATAFVLKKDIDQAMQSLSKIKGVAGRFELVHAGQDFPVIVDYAHTPDGLLNVLETVKEFANGRIFVVVGCGGDRDKGKRPKMAQIAVKYATDPIFTSDNPRTENPRTIIDDMIAGVPDNSYIVRKERREAIEYAIREAKHGDVVLIAGKGHEDYQIIGTEKINFDDRVVAKEAILKKQTLE